In Archangium violaceum, the following are encoded in one genomic region:
- a CDS encoding fibronectin type III domain-containing protein, protein MIKKLASTVSALATAAGLCAVIPGVAEAATPISQANTTIFGPRVYVFDPTMAATDINNVANTVFTKMEANQFGTDRYALLFKPGAYNVTFNVGFYTHVAGLGQNPDDVNINGGVNVTAKWMPAANATCNFWRTLENFAVTPSNGITRIAVSQAAPLRRLHVKGELHLFEFDENWNAGWASGGFLADSLVDSTVVPASQQQWLSRNSKWASWSNAVWNMVFVGSVNTPTGNFPEPAYTVVDRTPIIREKPYLYTSGGQYYVFVPALQTNTQGVSWAAGSTPGQSLPISQFYIARPETDSAASLNSALSQGKHLLFTPGIYSLNDTLRVNNANTILLGIGVPSLIPTSGTPAIKVADVPGVKIAGMILEAGTVNSPSLLEVGPTGSSLDHSANPTFLYDLTVRTGGAFPGRNDVGITINSNNVVGDQLWLWRADHGESAYWNTNITKSGLVVNGRNVTIYGLFNEHHEEYQTVWNGNGGRVYFYQSEIPYDVPNQASWMNGTVNGYASYKIANSVTTHEAWGVGVYSYFRDAAVKLHTAIEAPNYPGIKIHHMTTIWLNGMAGSEITHVINNTGGRVYANSPAEAMRQTVAEYVGTGTPPPTDTQAPTTPANLSATAASSSQINLTWSASSDNVGVTGYDIYRNGTLVGTSTTTTYSSTGLTASTAYSFTVRARDAAGNVSAVSNTASATTQSGSTGGSNGTGTEWTYGTSTVSSTQALVWFKPTGFTANYVIVHYSYPGLGQQNVTMTYNSGTGRWEHTVSGLGSGQTLTYSYTYNKNGAQYDSPNYTWTK, encoded by the coding sequence ATGATCAAAAAGCTGGCATCCACGGTTTCCGCCCTGGCCACCGCGGCGGGACTCTGCGCGGTCATTCCAGGTGTGGCCGAAGCGGCGACGCCCATTTCCCAGGCGAACACCACCATCTTCGGCCCTCGCGTCTACGTCTTCGATCCGACGATGGCGGCGACCGACATCAACAATGTCGCCAACACCGTCTTCACGAAGATGGAGGCCAATCAGTTTGGCACCGACCGGTATGCACTGCTCTTCAAGCCGGGTGCATATAACGTCACCTTCAACGTGGGCTTCTACACTCACGTCGCGGGTCTGGGACAGAATCCCGATGACGTGAACATCAACGGCGGGGTGAACGTCACCGCGAAGTGGATGCCCGCCGCCAACGCGACCTGCAACTTCTGGCGCACCCTCGAGAACTTCGCCGTCACCCCGTCCAACGGCATCACGCGGATCGCCGTTTCGCAGGCCGCGCCCCTGCGGCGTCTGCACGTCAAGGGCGAGCTGCACCTGTTCGAGTTCGACGAGAACTGGAACGCCGGCTGGGCCAGCGGCGGATTTCTCGCCGACTCCCTCGTGGACAGTACCGTCGTTCCCGCCTCGCAGCAGCAGTGGCTCTCCCGAAACAGCAAGTGGGCGAGCTGGTCGAACGCCGTGTGGAACATGGTGTTCGTGGGCAGCGTGAATACGCCGACGGGGAATTTCCCGGAGCCGGCCTACACGGTCGTCGACAGGACGCCGATCATCCGGGAGAAGCCCTACCTCTACACCAGCGGCGGACAGTATTACGTCTTCGTCCCGGCCCTGCAGACCAATACCCAGGGCGTCAGCTGGGCCGCCGGTTCCACGCCGGGACAGTCGCTCCCCATCTCCCAGTTCTATATCGCCCGTCCGGAGACGGACAGCGCCGCGAGCCTCAACAGCGCGCTGAGCCAGGGCAAGCACCTCCTGTTCACCCCGGGCATCTACTCGCTCAATGACACGCTTCGCGTCAACAACGCCAACACCATCCTGCTCGGCATTGGCGTTCCCTCGCTGATCCCGACGAGTGGCACGCCGGCCATCAAGGTCGCCGACGTGCCCGGCGTGAAGATCGCGGGCATGATCCTCGAGGCCGGTACGGTCAACTCCCCCAGCCTCCTGGAGGTCGGTCCCACGGGCAGCTCGCTCGATCACTCGGCCAACCCGACCTTCCTCTATGATCTGACCGTCAGGACCGGCGGTGCGTTCCCCGGCCGCAACGACGTGGGCATCACGATCAACAGCAACAACGTCGTGGGTGACCAGCTCTGGCTGTGGCGCGCGGACCACGGAGAGAGCGCCTACTGGAACACCAACATCACGAAGAGCGGCCTCGTCGTGAACGGAAGGAACGTCACGATCTACGGCCTGTTCAACGAGCACCACGAAGAGTACCAGACGGTGTGGAACGGCAATGGCGGCCGGGTGTACTTCTACCAGTCCGAGATTCCCTATGACGTCCCCAACCAGGCGTCGTGGATGAACGGCACGGTGAACGGGTACGCGTCGTACAAGATCGCCAACTCGGTGACCACCCACGAGGCGTGGGGCGTGGGTGTGTACTCGTACTTCCGTGACGCGGCCGTCAAGCTGCACACCGCGATCGAGGCGCCCAACTACCCGGGCATCAAGATCCACCACATGACCACCATCTGGCTGAATGGAATGGCTGGCAGTGAGATCACCCACGTGATCAACAACACCGGTGGCCGGGTCTACGCCAACTCCCCCGCCGAGGCCATGAGGCAGACGGTTGCCGAGTACGTGGGCACGGGGACGCCGCCGCCGACCGACACCCAGGCGCCGACCACTCCGGCGAACCTGTCGGCCACGGCCGCTTCGAGCAGCCAGATCAACCTGACCTGGAGCGCATCGTCGGACAACGTGGGCGTGACGGGCTATGACATCTACCGCAACGGCACGCTCGTCGGCACGTCGACCACGACGACGTACAGCAGCACGGGGCTGACGGCCTCGACGGCCTATAGCTTCACGGTCAGGGCGCGGGATGCGGCCGGCAACGTCTCGGCGGTCAGCAACACCGCCAGCGCCACCACGCAGTCGGGCAGCACCGGCGGCAGCAACGGCACCGGCACCGAGTGGACCTACGGCACGAGCACCGTCAGCTCCACCCAGGCGCTCGTGTGGTTCAAGCCCACGGGCTTCACGGCGAACTACGTCATCGTGCACTACAGCTACCCGGGCCTCGGGCAGCAGAACGTCACCATGACGTACAACAGCGGCACGGGCCGCTGGGAGCACACCGTGTCCGGCCTGGGCTCGGGTCAGACGCTCACGTACTCGTACACCTACAACAAGAACGGCGCGCAGTACGATTCTCCGAACTACACCTGGACCAAGTGA
- a CDS encoding LacI family DNA-binding transcriptional regulator, with protein MDDRSSPPVTLEEVARRARVSPSTVSRILNGTARVSDSKRQAVEQAIADLQYHPNEIARGLALGHTMSVGVITQDISSAFYNETLKGIEDSLAEAGYSPLFVSGHWNATKEMERMALLVARRVEGVIVLTGAIDDETLLSYANRVPLVITGRDLQGPNVLSIRLDNEQAAFEATWHLIQLGHTRIAHIAGPQEHIDARERLEGYRRALKKAGIPMDDRLVAYGDFHEGSGLLALNQLLATRLSFTALFVANDQMAYGARLALHNKSIRVPEDMSLIGFDDLPGSLYTTPPLTTVRQPVYDLGKVAGEAMLRMIAGKKVSMPDLPLQLIVRESTTRKRG; from the coding sequence ATGGATGATCGCAGTTCGCCGCCCGTGACGCTGGAAGAAGTTGCCCGTCGTGCCCGCGTCTCACCGAGTACAGTGTCGCGCATCCTCAATGGCACCGCCCGCGTGAGTGATAGCAAGCGTCAAGCCGTGGAGCAGGCCATCGCGGACCTCCAGTACCACCCCAATGAGATCGCTCGGGGACTGGCGCTGGGTCACACCATGTCGGTGGGGGTGATTACGCAAGACATCTCCAGCGCCTTCTATAACGAGACGCTCAAGGGGATCGAGGACAGCCTGGCCGAGGCCGGCTACTCGCCCTTGTTCGTGAGCGGGCACTGGAACGCGACCAAGGAGATGGAGCGCATGGCGTTGCTGGTGGCGCGCCGCGTCGAGGGCGTCATCGTGCTGACCGGCGCGATCGACGACGAGACCCTGCTCAGCTACGCGAACCGCGTGCCGCTCGTCATCACCGGACGCGACCTGCAAGGCCCCAACGTGCTCAGCATCCGGCTCGACAACGAGCAGGCCGCCTTCGAGGCCACCTGGCATCTGATCCAGCTGGGCCATACCCGCATCGCCCACATCGCCGGGCCCCAGGAGCACATCGATGCCCGGGAGCGCCTGGAGGGCTACCGCCGCGCGCTGAAGAAGGCGGGCATCCCCATGGACGATCGCCTCGTCGCCTACGGCGACTTCCACGAGGGCAGTGGTCTGCTGGCGTTGAACCAGCTCCTGGCCACCCGCCTGAGCTTCACCGCCCTGTTCGTCGCCAATGATCAGATGGCCTATGGCGCCCGCCTGGCGCTGCACAACAAGTCCATCCGCGTCCCCGAGGACATGTCGCTGATTGGCTTCGATGATCTGCCGGGCTCGCTCTACACCACCCCGCCGCTCACCACCGTGCGTCAGCCGGTGTACGACCTGGGCAAGGTCGCTGGCGAGGCGATGCTGCGGATGATCGCGGGCAAGAAGGTCTCCATGCCGGACCTGCCGCTGCAGCTCATCGTACGTGAATCGACCACGAGGAAACGCGGCTGA